Proteins co-encoded in one Candidatus Poribacteria bacterium genomic window:
- the hrcA gene encoding heat-inducible transcription repressor HrcA — protein MTDQKLSQKEKQFIRDGYASSRRDFEEVMEQTSKILSAISHYIGVVLSPELHESILRRLELISIDSEHILAVLLMASGAVKNQVVSIPKDLPDAELYRINRILNEKLAGLPLKQIRQISQDPVKLKAVFDQHPSDPIATVTRNTFALEQESHVYIDGTSNFFSHPEFGEIQKIESLFRVLEQKEQIADLLSSQQEPLGIQVLIGSENGCEGMEMCSVVRSSYRVHENQFGTIGVIGPTRMAYPRIVSIVKFTSQMISELFEESL, from the coding sequence ATGACCGATCAGAAGTTGAGTCAAAAGGAGAAACAGTTTATCCGAGACGGATACGCCTCATCTCGTCGCGATTTTGAAGAGGTTATGGAACAAACCTCCAAGATTTTGTCCGCAATTTCCCATTATATCGGCGTCGTCTTGAGCCCAGAGCTGCACGAGAGTATTCTACGTCGCCTTGAACTTATCTCGATTGATAGCGAACATATACTTGCCGTTTTATTGATGGCCTCTGGAGCGGTCAAAAATCAGGTCGTTTCCATTCCTAAAGATCTGCCCGATGCGGAACTCTACCGGATAAACAGGATATTAAATGAAAAGTTAGCAGGGCTGCCGTTGAAGCAGATACGACAGATTTCACAAGACCCTGTGAAATTGAAAGCGGTTTTCGATCAACACCCGTCCGACCCAATAGCAACTGTTACACGAAATACTTTTGCGCTAGAACAGGAGTCTCATGTTTACATCGATGGCACCTCCAATTTCTTTAGCCATCCTGAGTTTGGAGAAATTCAGAAAATTGAATCGCTATTTCGGGTCTTGGAACAAAAGGAGCAGATCGCCGACCTGTTGTCTTCTCAACAAGAACCCCTCGGAATTCAGGTGCTTATTGGCAGCGAAAACGGCTGTGAAGGCATGGAGATGTGCAGTGTCGTCAGATCAAGCTACCGGGTGCACGAGAATCAGTTTGGGACAATAGGTGTTATTGGACCGACCCGGATGGCGTATCCACGCATCGTATCGATTGTCAAATTTACTTCCCAGATGATTAGTGAACTGTTTGAAGAATCACTTTAG
- the grpE gene encoding nucleotide exchange factor GrpE: MPEEKNTDVEEQEIETQTAHSEESEVSEAEESGAEAESGDSPEAEALANLTAEYEAYKAESEKQHDQTLRTIAELDNSRKRTEREKEESLKYALESFAKELIPTIDSIERAIQSTKESQDVAALVEGVEMIYKGLLSTLEKRGVTPIEAVNEPFDPMQHEAVMHVESESVPENVVIEEWQKGYMLRNRVIRPSMVSVSKGKGEQVAESDVPNLEEEEANE; encoded by the coding sequence ATGCCAGAAGAAAAAAACACAGATGTCGAGGAACAAGAAATAGAAACGCAAACAGCCCATTCGGAGGAATCAGAGGTTTCTGAGGCAGAAGAGTCCGGCGCAGAGGCTGAATCGGGGGATTCGCCTGAAGCAGAAGCACTTGCCAATCTCACGGCCGAATATGAGGCATACAAGGCTGAGTCCGAGAAACAACACGATCAGACGCTCCGTACAATCGCGGAGCTCGATAATTCAAGAAAACGGACTGAACGCGAAAAAGAGGAATCCTTAAAATACGCACTTGAAAGCTTCGCAAAAGAGCTGATTCCAACAATAGACAGTATCGAAAGAGCAATCCAGTCGACAAAAGAATCCCAAGATGTCGCCGCTCTCGTTGAAGGAGTTGAGATGATTTACAAGGGGCTTCTCAGCACCCTTGAAAAGCGCGGTGTAACTCCGATTGAAGCCGTCAACGAACCGTTCGATCCCATGCAACATGAAGCGGTGATGCACGTTGAATCAGAAAGTGTCCCCGAAAATGTAGTCATTGAAGAGTGGCAGAAAGGATATATGTTACGTAATCGCGTGATTCGCCCATCGATGGTTTCGGTCTCTAAGGGAAAAGGCGAACAGGTTGCGGAAAGTGATGTCCCGAACCTCGAGGAGGAAGAAGCGAATGAGTAA
- a CDS encoding 2-oxoacid:ferredoxin oxidoreductase subunit beta encodes MANDGKPIKAAPTAKDFKGSVSPDWCPGCGDFGVLRSLEMACAKTGRQPHEFITISGIGCSSNLPGFFNTYGMHTLHGRSLAVATGVKLASHDMKVIVTGGDGDGFGIGGNHFMHTMRRNIDLLYIVMDNQIYGLTIGQASPTSRMGMKTKSTPFGSVEQPINPLALAIVSGATYVARGFSGDTKHLTELLYRGMEHNGFAFVDVFSPCITFNKDNTFAYFKQHVRKLEEEEHDPTNTQAALEQAMIWGDEIPIGLFYEDTSRPALEDLEPVLQEGALGRKTDLAITKEQGESIVKRMM; translated from the coding sequence ATGGCAAACGATGGAAAGCCCATAAAAGCGGCTCCAACAGCGAAGGATTTTAAGGGAAGCGTTTCCCCAGATTGGTGTCCCGGTTGCGGTGATTTTGGCGTATTAAGATCCCTTGAGATGGCATGCGCCAAGACCGGACGCCAGCCGCACGAGTTCATCACGATCAGCGGAATTGGCTGCTCGTCTAACCTGCCCGGATTTTTCAACACCTATGGGATGCACACCCTTCACGGTCGATCTCTTGCCGTGGCAACAGGCGTGAAACTCGCCAGCCACGATATGAAAGTAATCGTCACCGGAGGCGACGGCGATGGCTTTGGTATTGGCGGAAACCACTTCATGCATACCATGCGCCGCAACATCGATCTCCTGTATATCGTGATGGACAACCAGATATACGGATTGACGATTGGTCAAGCTTCACCCACAAGCCGAATGGGTATGAAGACCAAAAGTACGCCGTTTGGCAGTGTCGAACAACCCATCAACCCGCTCGCGTTGGCGATCGTTTCAGGTGCCACCTACGTCGCCAGAGGGTTTAGCGGTGACACGAAGCATCTCACCGAACTGCTGTACAGGGGTATGGAACACAACGGGTTTGCGTTCGTGGATGTCTTCAGTCCCTGTATCACCTTCAATAAGGATAACACCTTCGCTTACTTCAAGCAGCATGTGCGGAAACTCGAAGAGGAAGAGCATGATCCGACGAATACGCAAGCAGCCCTTGAGCAAGCCATGATTTGGGGGGATGAGATTCCCATTGGCTTGTTTTATGAGGACACAAGTCGTCCCGCGCTCGAAGACCTCGAACCGGTCTTACAGGAAGGTGCTCTCGGCAGAAAAACGGATCTCGCCATTACAAAAGAACAAGGCGAATCAATCGTCAAACGGATGATGTAA